Proteins from one Clupea harengus chromosome 17, Ch_v2.0.2, whole genome shotgun sequence genomic window:
- the LOC105902068 gene encoding fatty acid-binding protein, liver-type-like: MAFAGKYQLESRESFEPFMKAIGLPDLQTQNRRDIKSVSEVEQNGDDFKVTVTTGTKVMVNTFTIGQECELDTPTGEKVKTVVHLNGNKLTVSLNGIESVTEVSGDYILNTMTLGDIVYKRVSKRIS, encoded by the exons atggcctttgCTGGAAAATATCAGCTGGAGTCTCGGGAGAGCTTTGAGCCTTTCATGAAGGCTATTG GTCTGCCTGATCTACAGACTCAGAATCGCAGAGACATCAAGAGCGTCTCTGAAGTAGAGCAGAATGGAGATGACTTCAAGGTGACCGTTACCACTGGTACAAAGGTCATGGTGAACACCTTCACGATTGGGCAGGAATGTGAGCTGGACACCCCGACTGGAGAGAAAGTCAAG ACTGTTGTGCACTTGAATGGGAACAAGCTGACCGTTTCATTGAACGGCATTGAGTCTGTCACTGAGGTGTCTGGAGATTACATTTTGAAT ACGATGACTTTGGGCGACATTGTATACAAGAGAGTCAGCAAGCGCATCTCATAA
- the LOC105890826 gene encoding fatty acid-binding protein, liver-type-like yields the protein MAFAGKYQLESRESFEPFMKAIGLPDLQTQNRRDIKSVSEVEQNGDDFKVTVTTGTKVMVNTFTIGQECELDTPTGEKVKTVVHLNGNKLTVSLNGIESVTEVSGDYIYNTMTLGDIVYKRVSKRIS from the exons atggcctttgCTGGAAAATATCAGCTGGAGTCTCGGGAGAGCTTTGAGCCTTTCATGAAGGCTATTG GTCTGCCTGATCTACAGACTCAGAATCGCAGAGACATCAAGAGCGTCTCTGAAGTAGAGCAGAATGGAGATGACTTCAAGGTGACCGTTACCACTGGTACAAAGGTCATGGTGAACACCTTCACGATTGGGCAGGAATGTGAGCTGGACACCCCGACTGGAGAGAAAGTCAAG ACTGTTGTGCACTTGAATGGGAACAAGCTGACCGTTTCATTGAACGGCATTGAGTCTGTCACTGAGGTGTCTGGAGATTACATTTACAAT ACGATGACTTTGGGCGACATTGTATACAAGAGAGTCAGCAAGCGCATCTCATAA